From Candidatus Binataceae bacterium, one genomic window encodes:
- a CDS encoding IS256 family transposase — protein MLKVIENRDAGEVRGEGLLDEIAREGARRMLMAALQAESADYVERHRDARDEQGHALVVRNGRA, from the coding sequence ATGTTGAAGGTAATCGAGAACCGGGATGCAGGGGAAGTGCGCGGGGAGGGTTTGCTGGACGAGATCGCACGCGAGGGAGCGCGGCGGATGCTGATGGCGGCGCTCCAGGCCGAGTCTGCCGATTACGTGGAGCGTCATCGCGACGCGCGCGACGAACAAGGGCACGCTCTGGTGGTGCGTAACGGACGGGCCT
- a CDS encoding CoA transferase, with protein MNDQRSQLAHWMDALQAGAGRDARAPQHEVSFAGHDPVYPTCFRAGEAAAAALGAAASSAADLWCLRGGAPQQIRIDVRAAAASLLSFGYQRVSGVAFERGSLATTALYRGRDGRWIHLHGGFRSREGTLALLGCADDADAIARTVATWDAQALEDALAERGCCGVRLRSADEWRQQPQGIALGNVPPIEIFKIGDAPPVPLPRLRAAESGARPLSGVRVLDLTRVLAGPTCARTMAEHGADVLHIRGPHLPFVEPFVIDTNPGKRSCYLDLDRNEDAERLRALAREADVFSQGYRLGAFTRRGFSAEALAQMRPGIVVVSINCYGHEGPWTGRPGWEQLAQTTSGMALEHSGSEHPALVGAALNDYTTGYLGAAGAMLALARRASEGGSWHVRVSLTRTAMWIMSLSRVAADAVPHPGGSGGNHALDDRDANCLGRA; from the coding sequence ATGAACGATCAGCGATCACAGCTTGCGCACTGGATGGACGCTCTTCAAGCCGGGGCAGGACGCGATGCTCGCGCGCCGCAGCATGAGGTCAGCTTCGCGGGGCACGATCCTGTTTATCCGACCTGCTTTCGCGCCGGCGAAGCAGCCGCCGCTGCGCTCGGAGCGGCAGCTTCGTCAGCGGCCGATCTGTGGTGTCTTCGCGGCGGCGCGCCGCAGCAAATCAGGATCGATGTGCGCGCTGCCGCGGCGTCTTTGCTCTCCTTTGGGTATCAGCGCGTTAGCGGCGTGGCTTTTGAGCGCGGCTCGCTCGCGACCACTGCGCTCTATCGTGGACGTGACGGCCGCTGGATTCATCTGCACGGCGGTTTTCGCTCCCGGGAGGGCACGCTCGCGCTGCTCGGATGCGCCGACGACGCGGACGCAATCGCACGTACCGTCGCCACCTGGGACGCGCAGGCGCTCGAAGACGCGCTCGCCGAGCGTGGATGCTGCGGCGTGAGGCTGAGGAGCGCGGACGAATGGCGGCAGCAGCCGCAGGGAATCGCACTCGGTAACGTTCCGCCGATCGAAATTTTCAAAATCGGCGATGCGCCGCCCGTGCCGCTCCCCAGACTCCGTGCGGCCGAGTCCGGAGCGCGGCCACTTAGCGGCGTGCGCGTGCTCGATTTGACTCGCGTGCTCGCGGGTCCAACATGCGCGCGGACGATGGCCGAGCATGGCGCCGATGTGCTGCACATCCGCGGGCCGCACCTGCCGTTCGTCGAACCGTTCGTGATCGACACCAACCCGGGCAAGCGCTCCTGCTATCTCGATTTGGATCGCAATGAAGATGCCGAGCGGCTTCGTGCGTTGGCTCGCGAAGCTGACGTGTTCTCGCAGGGCTACCGTCTCGGAGCTTTCACGCGGCGTGGCTTTAGTGCTGAGGCTCTCGCCCAGATGCGGCCCGGGATCGTTGTTGTGTCGATCAACTGTTACGGCCACGAGGGTCCGTGGACGGGGCGTCCCGGATGGGAGCAGTTGGCGCAGACGACGAGCGGCATGGCGCTCGAGCATTCAGGCTCCGAACATCCGGCGCTCGTGGGCGCGGCGCTAAACGACTATACGACCGGATATCTCGGCGCGGCGGGCGCGATGCTCGCGCTCGCGCGGCGGGCAAGCGAGGGTGGAAGCTGGCACGTCCGCGTATCTCTCACGCGTACCGCGATGTGGATCATGTCGCTTTCGCGCGTCGCCGCTGACGCGGTTCCACACCCGGGTGGATCCGGCGGAAATCACGCCCTGGATGATCGAGATGCAAACTGCCTGGGGCGCGCTTAA
- a CDS encoding amidohydrolase family protein: MSSNGSSDARKIRAGLKHPIVDADGHWLEFAPIISEQLKKHGGQRAVDGFFAFNHYVTRALKETPAERKRTHRAQEAFWAVPTRNTLDRATELMPRLLYERLDEFGIDFTVLYPTSGLGVAFHQDGETRRTTCRAFNNFVAEYFHEFADRMTPAAVIPMHTPEEAIEELEHVVKTLGLKVVMMASLMRRPVPAYAEKGSVPHHALWLDMLGLDSEYNYDPVWAKCVELGISPTFHSGSRGVGLRLSPTNFVYNHIGHFAAASEAVCKAMFLGGVTRRFPALKMGFLEGGVGWACGLYADLIGHWKKRNRAALEEVNPANLDRALLIKLIDMYGGSWLSGDVKDLDAALASEHSAGGTGGIDDLDDYSACGIKRPEDIRDLFVNNFYFGCEADDPANAYAFNRKANPYRAQLKVLFGSDIGHFDVPDMKEVVPEAYELVEDELITADDFRDFMFTNPVKFWGEANPRFFDSTRVAKEASAALAESKAALAEPRR; encoded by the coding sequence ATGTCTAGCAATGGAAGTTCCGACGCTCGGAAAATTCGCGCCGGTCTGAAGCATCCAATAGTCGACGCCGACGGCCACTGGCTCGAATTCGCGCCAATCATCAGCGAGCAGTTGAAAAAGCACGGCGGCCAGCGCGCCGTCGACGGCTTCTTCGCTTTCAATCACTACGTCACTAGGGCCCTCAAGGAAACACCCGCCGAGCGCAAGAGAACGCATCGCGCGCAGGAGGCATTCTGGGCGGTGCCGACGCGCAATACTCTCGACCGCGCAACTGAGTTGATGCCGCGGCTGCTCTATGAGCGGCTGGACGAGTTCGGGATCGACTTCACCGTGCTCTATCCGACCTCGGGCCTCGGCGTCGCGTTCCATCAGGACGGGGAGACGCGGCGCACGACGTGCCGCGCGTTCAACAACTTTGTTGCCGAGTACTTCCACGAGTTCGCCGATCGCATGACGCCAGCCGCCGTCATCCCCATGCACACGCCGGAGGAGGCGATCGAGGAACTCGAGCACGTTGTGAAAACTCTTGGACTGAAAGTCGTGATGATGGCGAGCCTCATGCGCCGCCCGGTTCCCGCCTATGCGGAGAAGGGGTCGGTGCCACATCACGCCCTGTGGCTCGACATGCTCGGTCTCGATAGTGAGTACAATTACGATCCAGTGTGGGCCAAGTGCGTCGAGCTAGGAATTTCACCGACCTTTCATTCGGGATCGCGAGGTGTGGGCCTTCGCCTGTCACCCACCAACTTCGTTTATAACCATATTGGTCACTTCGCCGCGGCGAGCGAAGCAGTGTGCAAGGCGATGTTCCTCGGCGGAGTGACGCGGCGCTTTCCCGCGCTCAAGATGGGATTTCTCGAAGGCGGCGTAGGATGGGCGTGCGGACTCTACGCCGATCTGATCGGCCACTGGAAGAAACGCAATCGTGCTGCGCTGGAGGAAGTAAATCCCGCCAACCTCGATCGAGCGCTGTTGATCAAGCTGATCGACATGTATGGTGGCAGTTGGCTCTCCGGTGATGTGAAAGATCTCGACGCGGCGCTCGCATCCGAACACAGCGCGGGAGGAACGGGCGGAATTGACGATCTGGACGACTATTCGGCTTGCGGCATCAAGCGTCCCGAAGATATCCGCGATCTGTTCGTCAACAACTTCTACTTTGGATGCGAGGCCGACGACCCGGCCAACGCCTACGCTTTCAATCGCAAGGCCAATCCCTACCGCGCGCAGCTCAAGGTCCTGTTCGGGTCGGATATCGGCCATTTCGACGTGCCTGACATGAAGGAGGTCGTACCTGAAGCCTACGAGCTGGTCGAAGATGAGCTTATCACCGCTGATGATTTTCGCGACTTCATGTTTACGAATCCGGTGAAGTTCTGGGGCGAGGCGAACCCACGCTTTTTTGACAGCACCCGGGTCGCTAAGGAAGCATCAGCCGCGCTTGCAGAATCGAAAGCCGCGCTTGCCGAACCTCGGCGCTAG
- a CDS encoding GFA family protein: MTEERSGGCQCGYLRYEVTKRPVGLAVCHCTECQRQSGSAFGLSLGIPEGAFRLTSGTLKTFAVVCDSGRRKTCAFCPECGTRIYHQTVNGMSLKAGTLDDTSWLRPDAHYWTMRKHPWVTIAEGVRKFSDDG; this comes from the coding sequence GTGACTGAGGAGAGATCGGGCGGATGTCAGTGCGGGTATCTTAGATACGAGGTCACTAAGAGACCAGTTGGTCTCGCGGTATGCCATTGCACGGAGTGCCAGCGGCAATCTGGGAGCGCCTTCGGCTTGAGTCTCGGCATCCCCGAAGGCGCATTCCGTCTGACTTCCGGCACGCTGAAGACGTTCGCAGTGGTTTGCGACAGCGGGCGCCGGAAAACCTGCGCCTTCTGTCCGGAGTGCGGCACACGCATCTATCATCAGACGGTGAACGGCATGAGCTTGAAAGCAGGCACCCTTGACGACACTTCCTGGCTCAGACCCGATGCTCACTACTGGACGATGCGCAAGCACCCCTGGGTTACTATCGCAGAAGGAGTCCGCAAGTTTTCTGATGACGGGTGA
- a CDS encoding IS630 family transposase translates to MRLTVADRQALRAARGGGRRLSERRWRRIRILELLDHGWQLSQIARAMGTYPREVRRVGWRYLERGLSAARSDDPRPKPPKLLDTTQQAAIVAMVCGPPPPGHARWTVVLTAQEAQQRGVVRKVGRETIRRLFASHALKPWREKMWCVPKLDQEYLQRMEEVLEVLNQPWDEHAPVVALDERPVQLVDAVRPATAMAPGRPARRDYEYARCGTANVFCVVEPKTGRHQTHATKNRTAAQFARALKRVALSYPAATTIHLVLDNLNTHREKSLTATFGAQTGHQLWRRFTVHYTPKHGSWLNPAELEASLWSRQCLGRQRVATLTELRRRTSAWNRWANRTKLKIDWRFSTADARRVFHYQRIATYESKH, encoded by the coding sequence TTGCGGCTGACGGTAGCAGACCGTCAGGCGCTGCGCGCAGCGCGCGGCGGCGGGCGCCGGTTAAGTGAGCGGCGCTGGCGGCGGATCCGGATCCTGGAACTATTGGATCACGGGTGGCAACTGAGCCAGATCGCAAGGGCAATGGGCACCTATCCGCGCGAGGTGCGCCGGGTCGGTTGGCGATATCTGGAGCGGGGTTTGAGCGCGGCGCGAAGTGACGATCCGCGCCCGAAGCCGCCCAAGCTGCTGGATACCACGCAGCAGGCTGCGATCGTGGCCATGGTGTGCGGCCCCCCGCCACCCGGACACGCGCGCTGGACCGTGGTGCTGACGGCGCAGGAAGCCCAGCAGCGCGGGGTAGTGCGCAAGGTGGGGCGGGAGACCATCCGCCGGCTGTTTGCCAGCCACGCGCTGAAGCCGTGGCGGGAAAAAATGTGGTGCGTGCCGAAGCTGGACCAGGAGTACCTGCAACGGATGGAAGAGGTGCTGGAAGTGCTGAACCAGCCGTGGGATGAGCACGCGCCAGTGGTGGCGTTGGACGAACGGCCGGTGCAGTTGGTGGACGCGGTGCGGCCGGCTACTGCGATGGCGCCGGGCCGGCCCGCGCGCCGCGACTACGAGTACGCGCGGTGCGGGACGGCCAATGTGTTCTGCGTGGTGGAGCCCAAGACCGGTCGCCATCAGACCCACGCCACGAAAAATCGTACCGCAGCGCAATTCGCGCGAGCGCTCAAACGGGTCGCGCTGAGTTACCCCGCGGCGACCACCATTCATCTGGTCCTGGATAATCTCAACACCCATCGAGAAAAATCGCTTACCGCAACTTTCGGTGCCCAAACCGGGCATCAGCTGTGGCGGCGCTTCACGGTTCACTACACGCCCAAGCATGGTAGTTGGCTCAATCCGGCGGAACTGGAAGCCAGCCTGTGGTCGCGGCAGTGCCTGGGGCGCCAGCGGGTTGCCACGCTTACCGAATTGCGCCGACGCACCAGCGCCTGGAACCGCTGGGCGAATCGCACCAAACTCAAAATTGATTGGCGTTTCTCCACCGCGGACGCACGTCGCGTGTTTCACTACCAACGAATCGCTACCTATGAGTCGAAGCACTAG
- a CDS encoding RNA polymerase sigma factor gives MSAFIDQHSALIARAYEQSGAARWALSFDDFACALHVSISASGESAEVAIGSLRLSDLALAAACRAGIENAWEEFVRQYRPILYSAARGIAGDEFRARELADSLYADLYGTGLPQRRRPLFDHFHGRSSLTTWLRAVLAQRYVDYLRESRRAEALANRTESPEPTEIESTDGERERYLRVIGVALENALGALPARDRMRLAYYYRQGLKLREIGQIMGEGESSVSRYLARTRSGLRRQIERALSEEHQLNREQIRLYFGYAAEALPLDLARLLPEGK, from the coding sequence TTGAGCGCGTTCATTGACCAGCACTCCGCATTGATAGCGCGGGCCTACGAACAATCTGGTGCCGCGCGATGGGCGCTCTCATTCGATGATTTCGCGTGCGCGCTGCATGTCTCGATCTCTGCTTCCGGTGAGTCCGCCGAGGTAGCCATTGGCTCCCTTCGCCTGTCCGACCTGGCATTGGCCGCCGCGTGCCGAGCGGGCATCGAGAATGCCTGGGAAGAGTTCGTTCGACAGTATCGGCCGATTTTGTATTCAGCCGCGCGCGGTATCGCCGGCGACGAGTTCCGGGCACGCGAGCTGGCAGATTCCTTGTACGCCGACTTGTACGGGACGGGACTCCCGCAAAGGCGGCGCCCGTTGTTCGACCACTTCCATGGCCGCAGCTCGTTGACGACCTGGCTGCGTGCCGTGCTGGCCCAGCGCTATGTGGATTACCTGCGCGAGTCGCGGCGCGCGGAAGCGCTCGCAAATCGGACTGAATCGCCCGAACCCACGGAAATCGAATCCACCGATGGGGAGCGTGAGCGCTATCTGCGCGTGATCGGTGTTGCCCTCGAGAACGCGCTCGGCGCCCTCCCAGCGCGGGATCGAATGCGGCTTGCCTACTACTATCGACAGGGTCTCAAACTCAGGGAGATCGGGCAGATCATGGGTGAGGGCGAGTCCAGTGTGTCGCGATACCTCGCGCGCACCCGCAGCGGGTTGCGCCGGCAGATCGAGCGCGCGCTGTCTGAGGAACATCAGTTAAACCGCGAGCAAATCCGACTCTACTTCGGATACGCGGCCGAGGCGCTGCCACTCGATCTCGCGCGTCTGCTTCCGGAGGGAAAATGA